In Arachis hypogaea cultivar Tifrunner chromosome 17, arahy.Tifrunner.gnm2.J5K5, whole genome shotgun sequence, a single window of DNA contains:
- the LOC112765276 gene encoding protoporphyrinogen oxidase 1, chloroplastic, giving the protein MLSKMDSELIQVADRDLRKILINPNANNPTVLGVKLWPKAVPQFLIGHVELLNVAKAALKDTGFAGMFLGENYVSGVALGACVEGAYELAAKVNDVASNGSTLCRRREERDGQRGEGVFREEKEALPAPPFIPVISRARSRCVFKRT; this is encoded by the exons ATGTTATCAAag ATGGATAGTGAACTCATTCAAGTAGCTGATCGAGATTTGCGAAAAATCCTTATAAACCCAAATGCCAATAATCCAACTGTATTAGGTGTGAAACTGTGGCCTAAAGCTGTTCCACAGTTCTTAATTGGCCATGTTGAGCTACTAAATGTTGCTAAAGCCGCTCTCAAAGACACCGGCTTTGCGGGGATGTTCCTTGGGGAAAACTACGTGTCTGGTGTGGCCTTGGGAGCATGTGTTGAAGGAGCCTACGAGTTAGCTGCCAAAGTAAATGATGTAGCCAGCAACGGATCCACACTTTGTCGACGAAGAGAGGAACGCGATGGCCAGAGAGGAGAAGGAGTGTTTCGCGAGGAGAAGGAGGCGCTGCCCGCACCGCCGTTCATACCTGTCATTTCTCGAGCTCGCAGTCGCTGCGTCTTCAA GAGGACATAA